The Cydia splendana chromosome 2, ilCydSple1.2, whole genome shotgun sequence nucleotide sequence ggtatttatttatttatttaaataactttcTGACATTACCTGTGCAAGCGTGCAGCTGTGTAGGATCTCCCCTTGCATGTGTAACTCGGCCCGCTCCAGCAGCGGTCTCGGGGCCGTCATCCAGCCTCCACGCAACCCTGAGCTGACGACCTTCGACAATGAGTCGAGACGCACCACCCGTCCTGCTGTGTCTAGTGACAGGAACGATGGGTGTTGCTGTTGACAGATTAAACATTAACATGTAATTAGCCATGGAAGTGAAATCAAATGAAGAACGCAATGTTTTGCACTTAATTATGGACACTGGATATCAAGGCCCTCGTATACCAAACTCGTTAGTGACTGGACAGTTAATGCCTGACAATTCTTGATGGTGGAAAGGCCGCTCATCGAAACTTTTGAAACAAGATAAGAAACAGCTAAGAAAGTACCTAGTTTGAAATGGCATGTCACTATAAAGAGAGGAACTACTTCAGACCTATCTTTAAGATATTGAACTGAAAATAAACTTACctcatcatcataatttaggAACATATACGGATCGTCCTCCAGAATGAGGAAGTCGAATCTGCAGGCGAGGTCGTAGATCAGTCGCCGGCGATTCGCAGGCAACGTGGCTCCAGTCGGATTGTTGCCATTGGGCACCAGGTAGAGAAGCCGCGGCATGGAGAGCCCACGGGCCAGTCGCTCGGCCAAGATTGCTTCGAGGGTGTCGGGGACTATACCATGAACGTCTTCGGGGATGGTAATGATCTCCGGTCGGTATGGCCTGAGCTGGAAAGAGATGAAGGTGTTGAAATATTGAGTTGGGTTGAGCTATTACAATTCGGCAATGATGGCTTGGCTATCATTTTCAAAAGTACCCAAAGAATAACCTTAGATGAGTGGATTGTTAATGTAAATTTCTGCAAGTCTGTGGCAAAACCAAGAGCGGTGCATTACGTTTAGGTTGAAAGACCATTTAAATATTGCTTGATAATTACATTGTTATAGTAAACAGCGTTCCAACAAATAGCGGCGTGAATGCCAATGTATTAGGCATATTGAACCAGGAGTATACCTGATTCAGCAGCAACTTCATGGCCTAGTAGATACCGTGTTGAACTGCTAGGCAGCAGAAGTTTAGGAACTTCCTAAACACGTTCTATACTAACAGCAGTATGGACTCCAGTGTAGGCATACTCAGCCAAAAGTATAGGGTCTCCTTCATCCAACAGCATGTCGATGGCCTGGTAGATGCCGTGCTGGGCTCCGTTGGTGACCAGCACGTCACGGGGGAGGGACGGGGGGCGGTGCAGGTCCTGCTGGAAGGCGCGGAGCTCGCTGAGGAGAGCTGGGAGACTGGAaaaaaaatgatgatgattcagTTGGCTTCTTTCTGTGATCGCTTACAAATCTTCGCTTCGCTTAATCACAGGAAACTCAAAAGTTTATGTTCCGTTATAGACTAAGATTAGAATGAGCTCTCTGAACTCAAATTGCCTATTGAATCCTtgactatacctacttacaaccAAACGAGTAACTACTGCTGACTCCATCAAACAACCTTGTCTTCGAACCAAGCTCCACTCCACTGGATGAAAGCTTCCTTGTGGAATTTGCTGAATGGGAACTCCTCGTTGTTGTTTCTGAGGGAGAAAGATTTAGAGAAATCTGCTCACCCTTGTGACGGGACATACTGCAACGCAGTGGCTAATTCTTTCCCCTCCATATGCAACGGTCCTGCAGTAGATCCCAGCTCGAGTCTGGTGAAGGGGAACACCTCTTCATTAGGCATGCCCTCGGCGAGAGAGATCATCTGACGTCCGACGCCGTACGCCAGGGTCGCTGTAATAGAAAggcacaataaaaaatacaccgAAATTGAGTTGACGTCGGGGTACGGGTTACAAAAATCTTTCTTTATAGCTTAGGCAAAATCTTCTGGTACCCAGATAAATTTATAGCTTAAATTTTACTGTCATTTATCTCAATCATCAACATACCCTACAATCTACATTATCAATTATCTTAATGATACCCAGACAGTTTTCATCCAAGAAACTACGCGCAAAAATCACCACTTAAGCGTAGAAAGTTTTATCAAATCATGAACTAATCGTAGTTTATAATCTTTCAAAATACTGTTTTTGATTTAACGAGACTGCTGAATTGAATCATGTATACATTGCAAGATAAGGGCACGTTAGTAGATAATGTTGTTATTACACTGAATGAAGTCATAATGTGTTTGGTAAACCGGCGCGCACTGGTCAGCCTCGGATGCTATCtatatatttattactttagtTTAATATCTTAAAGCCAGGTCCTaacctttttattattttctttgtataCTTTGGACTTAAGGAAATTATAAGccaaatgtaaatatttacaaaaaggtaattttagTCCAGGACAAAAAGAAGGATTACGAGAATTTATAGGAGAACAAGCAATAGTAGAttacttactacttacttactaaGTGTATTAAATATTCAAGACTTTAACATagaacaaaatattttacattagactagattaaatacaataaatggaAAGTAACTTTGATATTCGTTCCTTATTAAATGGTCCCAGGCCCAGGTAAGCAAATACGGTAAATTCAAACTATTTAAAAAGTTAGAGATTCTTCTCTAACTCTTCTGAgtctttcaaaatattttcacttAGCTTATCTGGTACCTATCTGTAACAGAATAATCTATATTATATCTGTAGTATAATTAAtcatatacatttttatttatctgagtttaattgattaaaatatttaagCGACAGACGTCAATGAAAAACAACTAAGGTAAGTACTTTGAATAaccaaaaactaaaaatggtgtTATACCTAGTCAGTCACTATTTTCCATGATTATTGACGTATAAATTCATTTACATGACAGTGTTATGATTAGCAATAGCAAATACATATCATTATATTTCTCTCGCTTTCTCCTTGATCATAGGAACGAGGCCACATTAAGTACCTTGTGTTATGATAATGTATGAAGAATTTAAGATGGACAGAGTAGATTTGTTTATAATGTAACTGATAAACCAGTGATGTAACCATAGTTTATAATTTAGTACTGGTTATGCTGATATAtagggtaggtaggtacttattaacgGGAATGTTTTAAAACTTGTCAATAGGAATAATATTTGCTTAAgataaaacttttttattttcataacatttcTTACATATCACTATAGGTATGTAAACGTGTTCGACTTGTGGTTAGATTAtaatatgcaatatgcacaacaggaataaacattttttagaGATGTGATcttcgaaattaaactttcgtgagacctATTTCAAACtgtagacgacaacggtttcactcacttgaatgtTTAGTCGCTATTgacgacatgtttcgggcccgtcggggatCCTTcttcaggctcgagtgctcgcggcggctgCACTTCGTGCACATTAGCGACTAAATATTCTCATGTGAGATGTGATCTTGTCGTAAAGTCCGAATTCTTAAAcccataaaaagtaaaaacaactTTTTTACTTTAAAATCAGAATTCGGACTTACAAATACTCGCACATGAAGTAGAGGCAATACGATTGCTACACCGTCTGCGTTGACTTTGCGCTTTGCGTCATTTAAGCACTAACTTTGTATGTGATTTTGTTgttaattactaatttattaGCGTGATTTTAATACGTATAATCGTGCCGGGGTTATCAGGTCAGGAATAAGGAAAACTGATGTTTTGCTGCTCGGACAACCCCCGCCTTATGACCGGAAAACTTAGTGTTTGTAAATAATCTACGACACAAACAGCAAATAAGGACAAAAAGGACAAATTTGTGAATCAAAGCAAAattgaaatgaatgaaaaaacaaaaataattatgatgagTCAGGTTAAATAGAACAAATAAGTACTaaaaaagaataaagaaaaaacCGTATGACCGAAATGTGGTGTAGGAAAAGCAGCGTATGACTGAAATGAGGCGAAGGAAAAAGCTAATGATCTCGATGAAAACAGAACAAATCATGACGCTACTCAATAAAGTATAACACGAAAGTGATAACATAGTCTTAAGCAGTGTGTTTCTAAGAATATTGTTATCATTAAaatagttattgtttttttttaacattacgTCAACCTAATCAGCTTAACTAGTTAAACATGAGCGTCTCGTTATTGTGGCAGGattatttaagatatcacaAAAAAATCTGACATATTACTGTTATTACACATgtgtaatgtaggtacataataggaACCAAAGAACCATGTAATTTTTTAACCGATTTGGAAATTAATTTTTGGTTACCTTTAATtcctgtggtcacggaaagaccacaCTAATATAGCACTTCTTTAGTGTGGTTTGAGCTTTCGACTAGCTAGCTCTTGCTCGGTAACTCCCGGAAGCAGTATGACCCCTGACATCTGCTATCTATGGTCACGCGGTTATTGACACCAAATGTGCGAAATTTACATGATTCTGATATTTCTGATTATGAAAAATCTGTACACGTTACAGAGGTACAGTGCATGCCATCTCTCTTGAATCTTGAGTAAATTGAGACACGTTTCATAAGAGGCTTGCAACTTGTAATCGCAGTTAATAGCCATTCAAATGCTACAAAAAGAGGCAAACAAACCTTTTATCAAGCGCGACTCTGATCTCAGTTTAAGTTCGAgataacagaataaaataactaCTTATTACTTAATGCGTTCTATATTATATGCGTTGTTTTGTGATCATCACGAATAAAATAtgatcttttatctttatctttttatatatataatttaaataaactcATTAGGCGAAATATTTCTGGGAATGTAAGATATCtggatttttatttaaaattatacttatAACAACATTTATAATCGACTTCACAAAACAGTATGCCATCATAATGGTCTTAATCAGAAGTTCCAGGTTCCAATTCATTAAACGTCGCTTTCGGAAAGAACCTAACACAAAGACTGTAGATATACAGTCTGCAATACTACATTGGCTTGacctttgcatacaaacttctatgcaggggggtaccttttctctgcagcttacCAATATTATCTTATTGAAGAGTTCCCTCGATTTGTCACCAAGACATCGGCATACAAACattcaaaataacaaaaatattgcaAAATTTTGAAGGCAAAAAACTGGGTGCAGTACTCACTGATTAGCCTGGTCAGCGCAGGTTCCCTCCTAGCAGCCCTGTGGCTGATGAAGCGGTTGTAATCGGCCTCTGTCAGAGGCCGGTGCTCGGTGTTCGGCCCTTCGTCACTGTAGAACTTGAAGAAATCGTCGGTCTCCTGCGAGTACGCCCTAGCAGGCCTCAGGAGTCTCCGCGCCATCTTGTGGCCTCGGGACAGTTTCGACGGCACAAACATTTTGTAAAAGTCAAGGTTTGACAACCCGCAAAATAGGACCGGCAAAGTCAATTGTGTTCAGTATAGTTACATGAACTTTGAAAATAGTTTTAAGATTTTACAATTATTGCTATTATCCACACACTCTTCTTTTTAGTACTTACTTAATCGAATTAGGTATACAAAAGATTTAGAAATTAAGATAAGTAAAGCTTGCGTTAAAAGAACTTTAATACCAGATCTCTGTTAAATAATACTTGGTTTATATTATgcgaatataattatgtataattaattaattgttgATTACAGTGGAGAAGCAGTTTTCGCGACGACGCTTATCCTTTAAATGTGGCTCGTTGATAATTATTGACGTAGCTcagataaaaaaatgtttacctttttctTGGATGAtacatacttattattaaaaaactaagAGCAAGCTAGCTTAGAGGGTTCCCTGAGCAGGTTCATAGTTACAGAATAGGATAGAgtagaataataaataaataaacgccCACTGTTTGCCCACGATGAAATCGACTTACAACTACAATcaaaagtttttttataatcCTAATAAAAAT carries:
- the LOC134801472 gene encoding kynurenine/alpha-aminoadipate aminotransferase, mitochondrial, giving the protein MFVPSKLSRGHKMARRLLRPARAYSQETDDFFKFYSDEGPNTEHRPLTEADYNRFISHRAARREPALTRLITTLAYGVGRQMISLAEGMPNEEVFPFTRLELGSTAGPLHMEGKELATALQYVPSQGLPALLSELRAFQQDLHRPPSLPRDVLVTNGAQHGIYQAIDMLLDEGDPILLAEYAYTGVHTALRPYRPEIITIPEDVHGIVPDTLEAILAERLARGLSMPRLLYLVPNGNNPTGATLPANRRRLIYDLACRFDFLILEDDPYMFLNYDDEQHPSFLSLDTAGRVVRLDSLSKVVSSGLRGGWMTAPRPLLERAELHMQGEILHSCTLAQCLVHRVISNRPWLADHLQRARALYRRRRDALLEAIGPLEPLAEWQTPPGGLFLWLRVRGVDDVYNMVFETAFKRGLMLIPGQAFQYDSTIPSQHLRLTFSKIAVKDMPVAARHLADIIREEQQRSLQKQPQRIATQR